Genomic DNA from Peribacillus sp. FSL H8-0477:
TTTTAGGTACAACCAAAAGATGACCTTTATTGATGGGATCGTTGTCTAAAAAGCAACACACTAACTCGTTTTCATAGATCATATAAGCGTCTATTTCTTTAGAAATAATTTGACAAAAGATGCATTTGGACATTTTGGACCTCCATAATATTTTTTTGTAAAAAATAGCATACGGAAGGGTGCGTTACTTAGATATTTGCAAGAAAGGACCTATTGTATCTGCTTAGACTATGGAAATACAAAAAGCCAACAATTGTTGACTGGATAGTACTCTATATATTTAGTTTCATTTTATGTACTATTTTCGATACTAGATTCTTCATTGAGAGTGACTGATTCACTTCACGTTTCTTACCAGAAGAGCTCATCGCAAGTAACTTCTTGACCACTTCTTCATCCTGCATGATTTTTTCAATATCAAATACAATGGGGATAAGTGCTCCTGATGGACCTACCATAGCCTCTCCTCTTTGGTCTACGCCTAACCCAAATGAAATACGCATCATTCGATAAAACTTTTTTTCCATAAGTGCTACATAGTATTTTGGATAATGGCTAGTCGCATGATCATAAAAAACATGCATAAAATCCTCAAAAAAACCTTGGCGATGAAATTCCTTGTTTAAACAAAGTTTATCTATCTCCCAAACTCTCTTCTGATTTATTCTTATATCCTCAAAGGTAGAGAAAGGAAATCTTCCTTCGACTGTACTGTCTGGATTTTGAGGATCATACGGAATGAACTCAATGGTTCCTATCACTTTTTTCTTTTTTTCAGGCAGCAAAAGATTGTATCTAATACCATCCTTTGCATAGGGATCATTTTCCCAGTTATACTTCTCACAAAAATACTCCCATGAATGCTGAAATTGTATCTGCTGCCTAGATGTTTTGACTATTTCATACATTATTATACCTACCTTTTAAATTTCGATTTGAATTTAATGGTTAGTTTTATTATTTAATAATAGTGTACACTTACAACAGCCCATACCCTTATTGTGTCTACTACATAAGGTATATGGGCTTAAAGCATTTAGCTGTCAAATTCGTCTGGAATCGATGGAACTGTTGGTGGTTTTGGTGGTTTTGGTGGTTTAATCCCTTTCATTGTCTTTTTAATTTCAAGGATCTCAATATTTGGTTTTTTCCATTCTCTTTTCAATACTTTTCCTCCTCAACTTTAACTCCATTTTTTCTTAAGACTATATCTTTTGATGAATCCTTGATCTGACTCTTAAATTTCACCTCCCTAAATATCACGTCTTTAAATCATTGAATCACTTCCATTTGTCTTCCTAACAATTTACTAAACGTTTTATTTTTTTCTTGGGATAGTTGGTTGAACCCTCCTTGCTGGATGACTTGTCCATCTTCTAGTACGATGACTTGATCCGCATTGCGAATCGTTGACATTCGATGAGCGATGACAATGATTGTCATTTTTCCTTTTAAACGTTCTAAGGCTAATTGGATGTTTGCTTCACTCTCGGTATCAAGCGCACTAGTAGCTTCATCTAAAACAAGAATCGATGGTTTTCTCAATATCGCTCTGGCCATTACAAGCCGCTGCCGTTCTCCCCCTGAAAGCTTAATGCCGCGGTCTCCGATTAACGAGTCCAAACCATTTGGTAACTTTCCTACAAATTCAGCTGCTGAAGCGAACGTTAAGGCTTCCCACATGTCTTCTTCACTTGCCTCGGGTTTTACGAGCATTAAATTTTCTCGGATACTAGCATTGAAAAGAAATGGATCTTGGGGTACATAGCTGAGCGAACTTCTTAATGAAAGTATGTTTTCTTTCGTTAACGGAATTCCATCTAACAAAACTTGACCTGTTTCTGGTTGATTGAGCCCCATCAATAAATCAATTAACGTACTTTTACCAGCTCCAGAACGCCCAACAAATGCGGTCATTTCATTGGAAGGGATCCATAGATTGATATCCTTTAAGGCATATGTTCTTTCATTTTTGTTATAACGAAAGTGAATATTCCGACATTCTATTCCCTTTTGTAAATCCAGTGATTTAATATTTTCTTGCTCTAGGAATTCCTCAGCTTGTTGACATTCCTCTTGAAGTCTTTTAACGGCTTTAAAAGATGGCAATGTCGTCGCAATTTGCTCTAGTGAGGATTGAATCCCGGCAACTCTCGGCCATAACCTCCCGAATATAACGATGATTAACATCAACTGACCTGCCTGGGCCTGAAACATTTTAATAGCAACAAATATGAAAATAATCATTAATAGCGAAGAAGCTAGTTTATAATATAATTGCGAAGTTGTTTTCAACTTCAAATATTCTACTTGTTCCGACTCCATATTTTTGGTGATCGTACGAAACCATTGCATTCTGGATTCCTCTAAAGAATTACTTTTAATATCTTTTATTCCATTGATTTGATCCGTCGTTCCCGCGTAAAATTGCCTTGCCAATTCATAATTACGATTTCCTAATGCAAGAGATCGTTTAAGGAACTTCCGATTGAGAAATACGATAAAGACACCACTAATTAAAACAAAAATAGTGATATTTGGTGATAACCAGAAAGCGAGAGCAATCTGAATGACCGTGAAAATTAGGGAGGCCATAAATTGTAAAAAGGCATGGATTCCTCCGCTAGTACGTGTTACTTCAGATAATAGTAAATTAATCAGATCAGACTTCCTATTTTTAATAAAAAAATCCCAATTAGCGTGTAGTAAACCACTATATGTATCTGTACGAACTTTTCGTAAGAAGCCATTTTGAATAACTCCATTACGAATGACGATTTGTCTTTCTACTAAGTTATAGCCCATTATGACCAAAAAGTAGATCCCAAGAATAATAGATAACCGAATAGAGGCAGGCAGGCTATCTAGAAAGCCAAATAAGTTGAATATGGCTAAATGATCAACATCCATATTCACGATGCCGCTCATCCCAATCAAACTAATTAATAATAAGGTCCCTACACTCTCTAATAAGCCAATAAAAGTCATGGCAATCATATTTATATACAGAACTTTTCCAGCATACGAATGAATCTGCTTTAAAAAATAGATAATGTCCTCTTTCATAATGTGAACCCCCTAAGATAAGGCCAATTTCCTTGTTTTTCTCCAGACCATTAATAGCGGTCTTAAAGGAAAATATAAAAAATGAAGTTTTTTTGGTAACGGTAATGTCTCTACATCGATTGGGTAGGGATACATCATACTGAGAAGGAAGAAAAACTTTTGATAAGTAGACATTAAGGAGAATAAATGACGTGTATGATAGCTGGTGATTTCTTCTGGAACAGGATCTGTATGTAAATTCACCATTTTTTCTAAATAGAAAATCGCTTCTTGAGCTAAAATATGAGCTTTAGTTCCTCTTAAAAATGGCTTCATCTCTTTTGTAATAGGTGATTCTAGTAACTGTGATGCAAGGACAATTGCCTGCTCCATAACATCCAGGTTATGACTTGATTTACTCAATTGATAAGCCAACTTCCAATCTACTGGCTGCTTCATTAATTGTTGAATATCATCCAGCCAACGTAAACGGGACCAGCCATGACGTGCCCCATGCGTAACAAGAAAGATAAACAGATCCTCTCTTCCTAAGAAGTAAACTGGAAAATTCGTTAGGTTACTCATTCTTTTTCTTTCCCATAATTCTTGGAAGCTCGGTTCCTTTCCTGGTCCTGGATGTAGACGCCAATGAATTTCAAGCTTCACTTGTTTGTGTGGGTGAAAATAGGTAACATGATGGTGCCTCCAACGCCAATCATTCAACACGGTTTCGATATAGTCATCTTTTGCATACCCTTGCTTAACCAATAATTCCTCAGCCTGATCAAGTTGTTCGATGGGCACAAGAAAATCTAAATCACTTGACGTACGTAAAGAAAGATCTCCGTATAAATCGTGGGCGACAACCGGGCCTTTTAAAAACAACGCATCAATTCCTATTTCTGAAAGCATTCGGCTGGTATATTCCGTTTCTGCACTCAGTTGCAGCATTCGAAACGTATTACTTTTATAATGATGATTTAATTGCTGCTTTACGAAAGATGGAACCCATTGATCATCTAACTTCCTAATGATTGAATAAAGTCTTGGGAACAAGCGGTGATGGAGAGAATACTCTAAAAAAAGATCCCAATTTAAATCGATACATAGTGCTTCTTGCTTTTCTTGTGAAAATGGAGCCTCTTTCGTCAACTCCAGAATCAAAAGTACTTCATTAGGAACACCTGTTAAATCAAGGATTTTATCCATAATTTTCTCCTTCTTGGCTAGTCTCTTTCTTCCTTTTCGCAAATTTGGCAACTACCGTGAACCTTTCCATACCATCCGAACCTGAAATATAGAAGGAACCACTCCGAAGCCAAGCATGGGCAATCAATCCCATTTGATCTTTGGCTGTCCCTAAATAGAGTGTACTCTCAATCCCTCTTTTTTCTAGCATTTTCATTCCAGCTATCGCTTTAACCAGGCATTCACTTTCCCAAAATGTAAACAGGCTCATCATATGAATGGCATTTGAAACGTTTCGTAAAATGACTCTATTTTGAGTATTTTCAAGATAAGTTGTTTCTGCCATTTGTTCACCTAAGGAAGGCGCGATCTTGGCGAAGACTTTGCTTTTCCGGTACCGAGCCCAAGCTAAGGTTACAAAGGCTTCCACCATCAACCTTTTCATGCTCACATCCAGTTTATAAAAGGTTCTTATTTTATGGAATATAGTCATTGTTCCCTCCTAGACTAGCTAATGAAAATTAGCCCTTCTTCCTTAAGCTTTTCTAGAAAAGAAAGCACCTGGTCTTCACATTCTGTTTGACTCACTTCATAGATTGATTGAAGTGAATGGACAATCTGCTCAATAGTAACTGGTTCTTTAATCAAGTCCCAAATGTCTCCGCCAACTTGTCCTAAGTTATAATATTTCCCACTTTGTATACTTAACATGACCTTTTCTCCATCCATGTCACTAACGATATATCCTTCTGCTTGACTGATTAATTGATTAGTAGAGATAGTTTGTGTCATCGTACCTTTTCCTCCTTGCTAATGGTAGATAGAATTAACTCTGTTAAATCGTGAGCTGTAAATCGAGAAACAGGACGCTGTAATTGGTAAAAACTAAGTTGATTAACCATTTTTGCAGAAGTGGAAAAATGCCAATCCATTAATCCCAAACCTGCAAGAAAAAAATTACGATACGTATGTGTATAGAGCGTATGAAACCTTGTCATATTTGTAATCGGAGTAATCCTTATCTCTTCTTCATCAGTTTTAACCAATTCAACGATTCCGGCAAGTGGCAGCTCCTGATTAGCAAACTGAGTGGAAACGGGAACAGCAAATTTGGTTTCCCTTTCGACAATCGGTTTATACTGATCAGATTCCATTCCAAACTGGTTTAGACTTTCCATCCATAATTTTTGCTGAGGATAGGCTGGTATTACCATGGGAATATTCTCATCAGACATTCTCACTGGAATTACATCATCACTCAACAGCTGATAGCCCTTGTTCAGAAAAGCAGAAGCTAACGTCGATTTCCCAGCACCCGAATCTCCGACAAATGCATAAGCCTTTCCATTTATGGCGATTGCGCTTCCATGTAACGGGAGGATTTTTCTTTGCATTAGTATGGCTCCCATACAAGTACCTAGAATGTAAAGGCGATGATAGTCTTCTGAAGAATCGTTTAGTGGAGTAAAAAATATTTCATTTCCATTTTGAATTAGAAAGATAGCTTTATCTGGAACTAGGAACATAACGAAATTTTCTTTAATAATAAAATGTCTATTGATAGAATACTCAAACCACAAAGTTGAAAGATCTGCTCTTTTTATTGTAATATTACCAAGTTGATTTTCTAGTTTACAGTTAGGCAATCCCGACAGTAAGATTTCACTTATCATCGATAAGCCAAAAGCTTTATAGGCAAATGTCTGTGTAGTATTTATCATCCATATATCCTCCATATCAAACCCTATTAATTCGATTGATAAAACGTTCTTTATAAAGAACTTCATATTAAAAATTTACCATTGTTTTGTAAATATTTCAATTGTTTTCTGATAACATTCCATTTTATTATCACTAGTTGACATCCCATAATTGCTAGAGAATAAAGCTCGGACTTT
This window encodes:
- a CDS encoding paeninodin family lasso peptide, which produces MKREWKKPNIEILEIKKTMKGIKPPKPPKPPTVPSIPDEFDS
- a CDS encoding ABC transporter ATP-binding protein, producing MKEDIIYFLKQIHSYAGKVLYINMIAMTFIGLLESVGTLLLISLIGMSGIVNMDVDHLAIFNLFGFLDSLPASIRLSIILGIYFLVIMGYNLVERQIVIRNGVIQNGFLRKVRTDTYSGLLHANWDFFIKNRKSDLINLLLSEVTRTSGGIHAFLQFMASLIFTVIQIALAFWLSPNITIFVLISGVFIVFLNRKFLKRSLALGNRNYELARQFYAGTTDQINGIKDIKSNSLEESRMQWFRTITKNMESEQVEYLKLKTTSQLYYKLASSLLMIIFIFVAIKMFQAQAGQLMLIIVIFGRLWPRVAGIQSSLEQIATTLPSFKAVKRLQEECQQAEEFLEQENIKSLDLQKGIECRNIHFRYNKNERTYALKDINLWIPSNEMTAFVGRSGAGKSTLIDLLMGLNQPETGQVLLDGIPLTKENILSLRSSLSYVPQDPFLFNASIRENLMLVKPEASEEDMWEALTFASAAEFVGKLPNGLDSLIGDRGIKLSGGERQRLVMARAILRKPSILVLDEATSALDTESEANIQLALERLKGKMTIIVIAHRMSTIRNADQVIVLEDGQVIQQGGFNQLSQEKNKTFSKLLGRQMEVIQ
- a CDS encoding nucleotidyltransferase domain-containing protein, giving the protein MDKILDLTGVPNEVLLILELTKEAPFSQEKQEALCIDLNWDLFLEYSLHHRLFPRLYSIIRKLDDQWVPSFVKQQLNHHYKSNTFRMLQLSAETEYTSRMLSEIGIDALFLKGPVVAHDLYGDLSLRTSSDLDFLVPIEQLDQAEELLVKQGYAKDDYIETVLNDWRWRHHHVTYFHPHKQVKLEIHWRLHPGPGKEPSFQELWERKRMSNLTNFPVYFLGREDLFIFLVTHGARHGWSRLRWLDDIQQLMKQPVDWKLAYQLSKSSHNLDVMEQAIVLASQLLESPITKEMKPFLRGTKAHILAQEAIFYLEKMVNLHTDPVPEEITSYHTRHLFSLMSTYQKFFFLLSMMYPYPIDVETLPLPKKLHFLYFPLRPLLMVWRKTRKLALS
- a CDS encoding lasso peptide biosynthesis B2 protein; the encoded protein is MTIFHKIRTFYKLDVSMKRLMVEAFVTLAWARYRKSKVFAKIAPSLGEQMAETTYLENTQNRVILRNVSNAIHMMSLFTFWESECLVKAIAGMKMLEKRGIESTLYLGTAKDQMGLIAHAWLRSGSFYISGSDGMERFTVVAKFAKRKKETSQEGENYG
- a CDS encoding lasso peptide biosynthesis PqqD family chaperone, producing MTQTISTNQLISQAEGYIVSDMDGEKVMLSIQSGKYYNLGQVGGDIWDLIKEPVTIEQIVHSLQSIYEVSQTECEDQVLSFLEKLKEEGLIFIS
- a CDS encoding aldolase — encoded protein: MINTTQTFAYKAFGLSMISEILLSGLPNCKLENQLGNITIKRADLSTLWFEYSINRHFIIKENFVMFLVPDKAIFLIQNGNEIFFTPLNDSSEDYHRLYILGTCMGAILMQRKILPLHGSAIAINGKAYAFVGDSGAGKSTLASAFLNKGYQLLSDDVIPVRMSDENIPMVIPAYPQQKLWMESLNQFGMESDQYKPIVERETKFAVPVSTQFANQELPLAGIVELVKTDEEEIRITPITNMTRFHTLYTHTYRNFFLAGLGLMDWHFSTSAKMVNQLSFYQLQRPVSRFTAHDLTELILSTISKEEKVR